GTATACGGGAATCATCGTTACTTGCCCGGGAATCATCATCGTAGCGAGTACGAGGTAGAACAATTTTTCCCGCCCTTTGAATTGGTACTTGGCAAAAGCATATCCCGCCATCGCGTTTAAGAACAAACCAGCGAATGAACAGAGCACCACGATGATTGTGTTCCGCAAATAAACCGTGAAGTTCATGTTTTCAAACAGGTTGGTAAAATTCTCAAGCGTAAATTCATGTGGCAAAAAGGTTGGCGGGATCTGCATGACTTCCATTTCAGGCTTGAACGCAGATAAGATCATCCAAATAAATGGAATAGAGACGAGAAATCCACCGAGAGCCAAAATGATGCCGGTTACCCATTGCTGGCCACTGGCCGTTCTTCGGGCTTTAACTGAAGCATTAGTTTTCGTCTTTGCTTTTATCGCAGTCATCTCTAAATTCTCCATCTTAATAGTCCACCTCTTTTTTCTGCAATCGGAATTGAAGCAGTGTGATGATAATGATCGCAATAAACAAAATGAAAGATCCGGCAGCGGCATATCCGAAATTACTGAGCTGGAAACCATTTCTGTAAATAAACAGCGCAACAGAGGTGGTACTGTCGAGAGGACCGCCTTTTGTCATGACTAGCGGTTCTTCAAAAAATTGAAGCCAGCCGATCATGGTAGTGATTGAAACGAAAAAGATCGCGTAACGCAGGAGCGGAAGGGTGATTTTCGTCAATTGCTTCCAGTTGGTTGCTCCGTCAAGCTGTGCCGCTTCATAGTAAGTTTTCGGTATCCCTTGGAGAGCTGCCAAAAAGATAATCATGTTCACACCGATTCCCCGCCAGACAGCGAGTGCGATCAGTGATACTTTCGACATGTTCGGATCGGTGAGCCATGGAACAGGAGGCAGGTGAAGCCAATTCAGTACATAATTGAATAGTCCGAGCTGTGGATTGTACAGGTAACTCCATACAACGGCGACTGCTACCACGTTTGTGATCGAAGGCATGTAAAAGATCACACGGAATGCCCGGAAAATGCGTGATTTGCCGAAGTTGATCAACAAAGCGATGGCCAAAGAACAAACAATGACCAAAGGCACACCGATTACTACATAAAAAAGCGTATTAAACAAGGACTTCATAAAAATAGGATCTTTAAAAACCTGAATGTAATTTTCCAATCCGACAAAATGAATCATCGACCAGTCGCCCAAACCTTCGAGACTGATGTCCGTAAAACTGATGACAAGAGCAACGACGATTGGAAACAGAGAAAACAGGCCTAAAAGGAGAAGGGCAGGTGCGATAAATAAGTAAGGCGTTTTGGTGTTTATGGCTTTCATGTTTCGCTCCTTTCTGCACATCGATCTAATCTGGGGATGTAAAGGGATAACTAGCAGAAAGTCTGCTAGTTATCCGGGTTTGTCTTTATTTATTTAAAAGATTTTCCGCTTTTTTGTTGAACGCGTTCATTTCTTTTTTCGGTGTGGTTTGGCCGCGGTAAATCTTTTCAAAGCTGCTTAAGTATTCTTGAGCGACCGGCTCCCATTGTTTGATGACAGGCATTGGTTTGGAATCTTTCATCTGTTCGCCGAACGTTGTGTAGAACTTGTTGTCTTTCAGTGACTGATCTTCCCATGCTTTTTTAGTAGAAGGAAGAGAATTTGTCATATTCATCCATTTCAGCTGAGTTTCAGGCTTGTTCATAAATGCCAGGAATTTCAGTGAAGCATCTTTGTGTTTTGTATATTGGAAGACAGAAAGATTGGAACCGCCAAGTGCTGATAGATTGTTTTCCTTTTTAGGAAGGACAGCGGTTGCCCATTTTCCTTTAAGTCTGGTGCCTGGTCGTTAATGAGTTTAACCATCCACGGACCGCTTATAAACATTGGCAGAATACCGTCGCCGCGGAATCCTTGTACGATATCAATACCAGCGTCTTTTGGCGCAGATCCGTTTTTAAAGAAGCTGTTTAAATAATCGACCGCTTCCACAAACTTTGGATCATTGAAATGAGGTTTGCCTTGGCTATCGAGCAATTCCGCTCCGTTTTGTCGGGCGAACATAAAGCCTAAGCTTTGTTCTTTGACATCAAGGCTGATGCCGTACTTATTCTTCCCGCGCTCAGACAGTTTCTTGGCAGCTGCACTTAGTTCTTCCCACGTTTTTGGAGCTTCACTGAAACCGGCTTTCTTTAAAAGATCGGTACGGTAGAAGAGAACGCGTGTGTCGATATACCATGGAACACCGACCGTTTGGTTTTTATATTTGGTTGTTTCTATAGAACCGGCATAATAGTTGGACGGGTCGAGCTCTGGGTATTTTTTTACATAAGGTTTTAAATCCAGCAAAGCTTTGGCGGATCCGAATTCTGGAATCCATGTCGTTCCCATCTGCAAAACATCAGGCCCTTTTTTAGCAGCAAC
This genomic stretch from Fictibacillus marinisediminis harbors:
- a CDS encoding carbohydrate ABC transporter permease, giving the protein MKAINTKTPYLFIAPALLLLGLFSLFPIVVALVISFTDISLEGLGDWSMIHFVGLENYIQVFKDPIFMKSLFNTLFYVVIGVPLVIVCSLAIALLINFGKSRIFRAFRVIFYMPSITNVVAVAVVWSYLYNPQLGLFNYVLNWLHLPPVPWLTDPNMSKVSLIALAVWRGIGVNMIIFLAALQGIPKTYYEAAQLDGATNWKQLTKITLPLLRYAIFFVSITTMIGWLQFFEEPLVMTKGGPLDSTTSVALFIYRNGFQLSNFGYAAAGSFILFIAIIIITLLQFRLQKKEVDY